Genomic segment of Ruegeria sp. TM1040:
TGAGCATTGGCTGGAGGTGCCCGAGGTACTGCAGGAGTTTGCCACCCATGCAGAGACCGGCGCGCCGATGCCGAAGGAGATGCTCGACAAGGTGCTTGGGGCTGCGACCTTCAACATGGGGTTCCAGACCGTCGAATATGTGGCGTCCGCATTGGTGGATCTGGAATTTCATGATGGCAGCGCACCCGAGGATCCGATGGTCAAACAGGCCGAGGTTCTCGCACAGATCGGCATGCCGGCAGCGATTGTCATGCGCCATGCTACGCCGCAGTTTGCGCATGTTTTCTCAGGCGACGGGTACTCCTCGGGCTACTACAGCTATATGTGGTCAGAGGTAATGGACGCCGATGCTTTTGAATCCTTTGAGGAAGCCGGCGGCGCCTTTGATCCTGCACGCGCTGCGGCGCTTGAGGCACACATTCTGTCCAAAGGGGGCTCTGAGGATGCCGCTGAGCTGTATACGGCGTTCCGGGGGCGACTTCCGGGGGTGGACGCGCTTTTGAAAGGGCGTGGGCTGGCCGCCAAGTGAGCGCCCCTTCTGGGGCGCGGCCCCCGATGGGGAGATTTGGGAAAGATGAAGAGGGGCGCCAAGTTGGGCGCCCTTCGTCGTCAATAGCCGCGGTTCCGGTCGACGAGATGCACAAAATCCTCACCTGCTTCGCCGCGGCGAATATTCTCCGCAATCACGCGTGAGGCCGTGATGGGGCGGGTTTCAGCCGCGATGTGAGGGGTCACAGTGACTTTGGGATGGGCCCAATAGGGATGATCCTCGGGCAGGGGCTCAATCCGGAACACATCCAAGGTCGCATGTGCGATCTGCCCCGTTTCGAGCGCCGCAAGCAGGGCCTCGTCGTCGATCAGGGGGCCGCGGCCGGGGTTTATGATGCGTGCGCCCTTGGGCAGCCGAGCGAGGCTTTGCGCATTCAGGATGTTTTGGGTGTGAGGCGTATCCGGCAAGAGCAGGATAACGATCTGCGCCTCCGCAAGCGCTGCATTCAGGCCCTCTGGTCCGTGGTGACAGGTCACGCCCGCAACAGATTTGGCGGTGCGCGACCATCCGGAGACGGGAAAGCCGAGTTGCGTCAAAGCCGTGGCGCAGGCCTGGCCCAGAGCGCCGAGGCCGAGAATGGTGATGGGGCGCTCTTCGGCAAGCGGCGGGATATAGGGCGACCAGCTGTTCTGCAGCGCGAGAGAGCGGTCGATGTCCAGATGATACCGTAGCACATGGCCCGTGACCCATTCGATCATGGATTGCGTCAGGCCAGGGTCGACCATACGGCAGAGCGGTTGGGTCAGGGTCTCATTGGTGGTGATCTTCTCCACCCCGGCCCAGAGGTTCAGGACCGCTTTGCAGCGCGTGTAGGGGCGAAAGTCCTGAAGGTCTGAATTGGGCGCATAGACTATGTAATCCACGTCCTCGGGCGCGAAATCCTGGCGCAGATCGACTGCGAGCCCCTCGGCCTCGAACGCAGCGCGCAGGGTTGGCTCATAGGTGTCCCACCGTTCCGGACGGGCTGCAAAAAGCGCATTGATCATGTTGCAAACACTCCGTCCATATCGGCAAAGCCTTTGACCTCGATCGGGTTTCCAGCCGGGTCGTAGAAGAACATGGTGCTTTGCTCGCCCGGTTCTCCTTTGAACCGGGTGGTGGGCGGAATTTCGAATTCGACGCCTGCGTCATGCAGCCGCTCTGCAAGGCGTACCCATTCGTCTTGCGGAAGGATCACACCGAGATGCGGCATAGGCACCATATGCTCTCCGACGCGGCCGGTCTTGGCGGTTTCAAAGGGCGCGCCCTTGTGCAGCGAGATCTGATGGCCAAAGAAGTTGAAGTCGATCCAGGTGTCGGTGCTGCGCCCGGCCCGGCAGCCAAGCGTTT
This window contains:
- a CDS encoding 2-hydroxyacid dehydrogenase, whose translation is MINALFAARPERWDTYEPTLRAAFEAEGLAVDLRQDFAPEDVDYIVYAPNSDLQDFRPYTRCKAVLNLWAGVEKITTNETLTQPLCRMVDPGLTQSMIEWVTGHVLRYHLDIDRSLALQNSWSPYIPPLAEERPITILGLGALGQACATALTQLGFPVSGWSRTAKSVAGVTCHHGPEGLNAALAEAQIVILLLPDTPHTQNILNAQSLARLPKGARIINPGRGPLIDDEALLAALETGQIAHATLDVFRIEPLPEDHPYWAHPKVTVTPHIAAETRPITASRVIAENIRRGEAGEDFVHLVDRNRGY
- a CDS encoding VOC family protein; protein product: MSIFHLAYHVDDLDAARRFYGETLGCRAGRSTDTWIDFNFFGHQISLHKGAPFETAKTGRVGEHMVPMPHLGVILPQDEWVRLAERLHDAGVEFEIPPTTRFKGEPGEQSTMFFYDPAGNPIEVKGFADMDGVFAT